A window of the Theileria parva strain Muguga chromosome 2, complete sequence, whole genome shotgun sequence genome harbors these coding sequences:
- a CDS encoding von Willebrand factor type D domain protein, translated as MRVNSRLINISILYFLCFLSSRFSFSLRFNPGVSNNKLENDIGVVSAVEMFNPELIGAPTFAEIGGFFVPRPIIDESGNNSYSYLQHSTASVGVDHDAVKLSEKALKFKITGTVEGLIKEKPLTIIVGTTYGSRFDMLFEKIVSKDDNKFTFSLPKGTFYIKTEGSGYFLPGVKKVGLPCKLKSCPFVNDTFKDPIVVEVAKDDGSIYTYKWKLQNDSQFGVESINKIPQDEASLLSPSSTVVSHVDASDASAKLKLMFGIELHGVWGSEYANRLLSIFLKFDFLNRESTPILKRQKWLLTDESLYPQDVEIIKNVVDNNENPNKNHNVVEDEEYEQIVKISREAFKYSTKQAIDKKRNGFYFSRRLYKSVIRAICLHNPKNMKKLFKEVHNVDILEPFELEHMIRAKNAFTHYPSSHYQSWFKHPEELIEILTSWREYPSGLHKVNGLRYFLRRQDGMVNPEQPTAPAIAYPSGPNSASYIEFMESGFHNYPDVSQLILHEIAHFIHFNTVPEDLKKKWIEIGGWFEDPKDPDGWSTRKQTEFVSAYSHQKNPGEDFASSLADYVLNPRLVRSRAPQKFKFIKENIMGGVYYLVKASHEFRVLNLGNADYYYPGRLSEINVVVTGKVNEPKKVKLTFKLLNKRNHRGTESDTCAKKITFRLFSEIGTFEDIVLKSNNGCSHVLETEITMNQMKKRGVWTTDQIVITDDKGLQRFVGSADFGLRVWINNGSEDFQDPRALTNSVSLSLVRRGDRKAIRVGWLVVDDYELRKKNTGYAAINGSSNNQHSLGAYSIFDNSESTPNNLWRKDVWSGSRKVPLEYCSLNSPDIRNSLGDPNIKFNTHKLGGLDDFEGLTPDQVSSGSFNCFIVAVNIPISKSSRTGDYFLTQIITYDSAGNSQLLQWPQKSGPFISYKSSNPNPDNSPPRVKDIKVISKPTNPSSPNGETLVEISFDLCDSGSGISSLSASLRDPFGATFILYPSWSKTEGCQKIVHTHVLPKGSIPGIWHLNKIYAQDFAGNELSADLTERILVDSK; from the exons ATGAGAGTTAATTCCAGACTGATAAATATATCCATATTATATTTCTTGTGTTTCCTAAGCTCCAGATTCTCATTCTCACTTAGATTCAATCCAGGAGTTTCAAATAATA AACTTGAAAATGACATCGGGGTAGTATCAGCGGTGGAAATGTTCAATCCGGAATTAATAGGAGCACCAACATTTGCTGAAATAGGTGGATTTTTCGTTCCCAGGCCAATTATTGATGAGTCTGGGAACAATTCATACTCGTACTTACAGCACTCAACTGCATCCGTAGGTGTTGACCACGACGCAGTGAAGCTTTCCGAGAAGGCACTAAAATTCA AAATAACTGGAACTGTTGAAGGGTTGATAAAAGAGAAACCTTTAACAATAATAGTAGGAACTACTTACGGAAGCAGGTTTGACATGTTATTTGAAAAGATTGTCTCCAAagatgataataaatttaccttTTCTCTTCCAAAGGGGACTTTTTACATAAAAACAGAAGGCAGTGGTTATTTTCTACCCGGGGTCAAGAAAGTTGGCCTACCGTGTAAACTTAAATCTTGTCCCTTTGTCAACGACACTTTTAAGGATCCCATAGTTGTTGAAGTGGCTAAGGACGATGGTTCGATCTACACTTACAAGTGGAAATTACAGAACGATTCTCAATTTGGCGTGGAATCTATTAACAAAATACCACAGGACGAAGCTTCCCTTTTATCTCCATCTTCAACAGTTGTATCACATGTTGATGCTTCTGATGCTTCAGCAAAATTGAAACTTATGTTTGGAATTGAGCTACATGGAGTTTGGGGATCTGAGTATGCCAACAGGCTCTTGAGTATTTttcttaaatttgattttctCAACAGAGAAAGCACACCTATTCTCAAGAGGCAAAAGTGGCTTTTGACTGATGAAAGTTTATACCCTCAAGACGTTGAGATTATTAAGAATGTAGTTGACAATAATGAGAATCCAAACAAGAATCACAATGTGGTAGAAGACGAAGAATATGAacaaattgtaaaaatttcTAGGGAGGCTTTCAAGTACTCTACGAAGCAGGCGATTGATAAGAAAAGGAACGGGTTTTACTTTTCCAGGAGGCTGTATAAGTCAGTAATTAGAGCCATTTGCCTACACAACcctaaaaatatgaaaaagCTATTCAAGGAAGTTCACAATGTAGACATATTGGAGCCATTTGAGCTTGAGCATATGATTAGGGCGAAAAACGCCTTCACTCACTATCCAAGTTCTCACTATCAAAGCTGGTTTAAACATCCTGAAGAGCTTATTGAGATTTTAACTAGCTGGAGGGAATATCCCTCCGGTCTTCATAAGGTCAATGGTCTAAGATACTTCTTAAGGAGGCAGGATGGAATGGTTAATCCTGAGCAACCAACTGCTCCTGCCATAGCCTATCCTTCTGGTCCAAATTCTGCCTCATACATTGAATTTATGGAGTCTGGATTCCATAATTATCCGGATGTATCacaactaattttacatgAGATTGCTCATTTTATTCACTTTAACACAGTTCCAGAAGATTTGAAAAAGAAATGGATAGAAATTGGGGGTTGGTTTGAGGATCCTAAAGATCCTGATGGTTGGAGTACTAGGAAACAAACTGAATTTGTTTCTGCATATTCCCACCAAAAGAACCCCGGAGAGGATTTTGCTTCCAGTTTGGCAGATTATGTTCTCAATCCCAGATTAGTTAGATCTAGAGCCCCTCAAAAGTTTAAGTTTATAAAGGAAAATATAATGGGAGGTGTGTATTACTTGGTCAAGGCATCTCACGAATTTAGGGTTTTGAATTTGGGAAATGCAGACTATTATTACCCAGGAAGGTTATCTGAAATTAACGTAGTAGTAACCGGTAAGGTGAATGAACCGAAGAAGGTCAAGTTAACCTTTAAGTTGTTGAATAAAAGAAACCACAGAGGAACGGAATCTGACACTTGTGCTAAAAAAATCACGTTCAGACTATTTTCTGAAATCGGAACATTTGAAGATATAGTTTTAAAGTCTAACAATGGTTGTTCTCATGTTTTAGAGACAGAAATAACAATGAATCAAATGAAAAAGAGGGGTGTGTGGACAACGGATCAGATTGTGATTACTGATGATAAAGGTCTACAAAGATTTGTAGGTAGTGCAGATTTTGGTCTCAGAGTGTGGATAAACAATGGTTCAGAAGATTTTCAAGATCCCAGAGCTTTAACTAATTCAGTATCACTTTCTCTGGTGAGAAGGGGAG atcGAAAGGCTATTAGAGTTGGTTGGTTAGTTGTAGATGACTATGAACTGAGGAAGAAGAATACTGGTTACGCTGCTATTAACGGAAGTTCAAATAACCAACACTCACTTGGAGCGTATTCGAT ATTTGATAATTCGGAATCTACTCCCAATAATTTATGGAGGAAGGATGTGTGGAGTGGATCAAGGAAGGTCCCTCTTGAATATTGTTCATTAAATTCTCCCGATATTAGAAATTCTCTTGGTGATCccaatattaaatttaacacacATAAATTGGGAGGTTTGGACGATTTTGAGGGACTTACACCTGATCAAGTTTCCTCTGGCTCATTTAACTGCTTCATTGTTGCAGTAAACATCCCAATTAGCAAGTCTTCCAGAACCGgagattattttttgaCCCAGATTATTACTTACGATTCAGCTGGCAATTCTCAGCTTCTCCAGTGGCCTCAAAAGTCTGGTCCATTTATCTCTTATAAATCTTCTAACCCGAATCCAGACAATTCTCCACCCAGAGTTAAGGATATTAAAGTTATAAGCAAACCTACTAATCCTAGCTCACCGAACGGGGAAACATTG GTTGAAATATCATTTGATTTGTGTGATTCTGGTAGCGGAATATCATCACTGTCAGCATCTTTGAGAGATCCCTTTGGAGcaacatttattttatatccCAGTTGGTCTAAGACCGAAGGTTGTCAGAAGATTGTTCACACCCATGTCCTTCCTAAGGGTTCAATACCAGGAATTTGGCATTTGAATAAGATTTATGCCCAGGACTTTGCGGGGAATGAGCTTTCTGCCGATTTGACTGAGCGTATTTTGGTGGACTCGAAATGA